The proteins below are encoded in one region of Conger conger chromosome 17, fConCon1.1, whole genome shotgun sequence:
- the LOC133116551 gene encoding sodium- and chloride-dependent GABA transporter 2-like: MTAQMQQESGRPPEEEEKEEVLQARGQWASKAEFLLAVAGQIVGLGNVWRFPYLCYKNGGGVFFIPYLLFLVLCGIPLFLLETSLGQYTSLGGISAWRKICPLFGGLGYASQVIILHGSVYYIIILAWALFYLIQSFQPQLPWAHCNNTWNTDACLQFDGDNFTANGSSLPQNATSPIMEFWEREVLQLSSGMDVLGPVNWRLALCLFVTWVVCYFCVWKGVKSTGKVVYVTATFPYVMLVVLLLRGVTLPGAYEGLVYYLKPNHTRLADPQVWMDAGTQVFFSYGICLGSLTALGSYNKYNNDCHKDCFTLCLLNSATSFMAGFAIFSVLGFMAQEQGVDIGEVAQSGPGLAFVVFPRAVTMMPLPQLWAVCFFLMIIMLGLDTQFVALEAVMTSLTDLYPAFVRRGHRRELLLLLVCTVCFLIGLVMVTPGGLYVFQVYDQFSCSGPSLLLLSIFQSVCVGWVYGADRFSQNIEDMIGYRPLPIFKLCWRYLTPAVCVGTFLFSLVCWSPLTLSNGLEAPGWLTALGWMLTLSSVSLLPLWAIYALATSSGSLTQRLERLCHPAEVSPLVQKHSVTFSPLTCDKRLILMMEKLKEPTGKGP, translated from the exons ATGACGGCGCAGATGCAGCAGGAGAGCGGGAGAcccccggaggaggaggagaaggaggaggtgcTCCAGGCCAGGGGCCAGTGGGCCAGCAAGGCCGAGTTCCTGCTGGCCGTGGCGGGGCAGATTGTGGGGCTGGGGAACGTGTGGAGGTTCCCTTACCTGTGCTACAAGAACGGTGGAG GTGTGTTTTTTATTCCCTACCTGCTGTTCCTGGTGCTGTGTGGCATCCCGCTCTTTCTGCTGGAGACATCGCTGGGTCAGTACACCAGCCTGGGAGGAATCAGCGCCTGGAGGAAGATCTGCCCTCTGTTTGGAG gtCTGGGCTATGCCAGTCAGGTCATCATTCTCCATGGCTCTGTGTATTACATCATCATCCTGGCTTGGGCACTCTTCTACCTGATACAGAGCTTCCAGCCACAGCTCCCCTGGGCCCATTGTAACAACACCTGGAACACAG ATGCATGCCTGCAGTTTGATGGAGATAACTTTACTGCTAATGGGAGCAGCCTGCCTCAAAATGCCACATCCCCCATCATGGAGTTCTGGGA gagggaGGTGCTGCAGCTTTCCTCTGGTATGGATGTCCTGGGTCCGGTGAACTGGAGGTTGGcgttgtgtctgtttgtgacctGGGTCGTCTGCTACTTCTGTGTGTGGAAGGGGGTCAAGTCCACGGGCAAG GTGGTGTATGTCACAGCCACGTTCCCCTATGTAATGTTGGTGGTTCTGCTCCTCCGTGGAGTCACCCTGCCAGGGGCGTATGAGGGCCTGGTGTACTACCTCAAACCCAACCACACCCGACTGGCTGACCCACAG gTCTGGATGGATGCTGGCACACAAGTCTTCTTCTCCTATGGCATCTGTCTGGGAAGCCTCACTGCACTAGGCAGCTACAATAAATACAACAATGACTGCCACaa GGACTGTTTTACTCTGTGTCTGCTGAATAGTGCCACCAGCTTCATGGCTGGTTTCGCCATATTCTCCGTGCTGGGCTTCATGGCACAAGAACAGGGTGTAGACATCGGAGAGGTGGCACAGTCAG GTCCTGGTCTGGCCTTTGTTGTGTTCCCCCGAGCCGTGACCATGATGCCCCTCCCTCAGCTCTGGGCAGTGTGCTTCTTTCTCATGATAATCATGCTGGGACTCGACACACAG TTTGTGGCTTTGGAGGCGGTGATGACATCACTGACAGACCTGTACCCAGCGTTCGTCCGCAGAGGTCACCGGCGGGAGCTCCTACTGCTGCTCGTGTGCACAGTCTGCTTCCTGATTGGCCTGGTCATGGTCACCCCG GGTGGTCTGTACGTGTTCCAGGTCTATGATCAGTTCTCCTGCAGTGGACCCAGTCTGCTGCTTCTCTCCATttttcagtctgtctgtgtgggctGGGTGTATG GTGCGGACCGGTTCAGCCAGAACATTGAGGACATGATTGGGTACCGGCCACTGCCCATCTTTAAACTATGCTGGCGGTACCTGACccccgctgtgtgtgtg GGCACTTTTTTGTTCTCTCTGGTGTGCTGGTCCCCCTTGACCCTGAGTAACGGGCTGGAGGCTCCAGGATGGTTGACTGCACTGGGGTGGATGTTAACCTTGTCCTCTGTATCCCTGCTCCCCCTGTGGGCAATTTACGCCCTGGCCACATCCTCTGGCAGCCTCACCCAG cgGCTTGAGCGACTGTGCCACCCAGCAGAGGTCTCACCCCTGGTCCAGAAGCACAGTGTGACATTCTCACCTTTGACCTGTGACAAAAGGTTAATATTGATGATGGAGAAGCTCAAAGAACCCACGGGGAAAGGGCCGTAA